The stretch of DNA CCAGGAAGTACCAGATGAACAGCTGCACCAGCAGCGGCACGTTGCGGAACAGCTCCACGTAGGCGGTGGCGATGCCCGATACCAGACGGTTCGGTACGGTACGCATGACGCCGAGGACCGACCCCAGCAGCAATGCGATGATCCAGGCGGTGATCGAGATGGCGATGGTCCAGCCCAGACCGGTGATGTACCAGTCCAGATAGGTCTCGCTTCCCACGCCGGTGGACTTGAAGAACACGCCCCAGTCCCAGTTGTAATTCATCGGGATTTCCCCTCAGACGGTTGTTTCACGGGCACCTTCGAGCATCCGAGGGCGTTGAACGCCCTCGGATGAAAGGGTAGACACTAAAGCGTGGCCTGTGGGTTCAATCGCGTGCGGATGCGCACCAGGCCACTATTGGCTGAGGATCAGGACTTCTTCTCGTCCGCGGCCTTGTCGGTCGGCTCGGCGATCAGTTTCTTCAGCTCGTCGCTCATCTGGAAGTTCAGATTGAGGCCTTTTGGCGGGATTGGCTGGGTGAACCACTTGTCGTAGCTCTTGTTGACTTCGCCCGACTTGAAGTAGCCAACGATGGCGTCATCGACCGCTTTCTTGAATGCCGCGTCATCCTTGCGCACCATGCAGCCGTAGATTTCGTACGACTGTGGAGTACCGGTAATGACCCAGTCTTTAGGATTGCGGGCCTTGGCCATTTCGCCAGCGAGCAGGGCGTCGTCCATCATGAAGGCCACGGCGCGGCCGCTTTCGAGCATGTTGAAGGCTTCACCGTGGTCCTTGGCGGAAATCACGTTCATCTTCATCTGCTTGTCGGCGTTCATCGCCTTGAGGATGCGCTCGGAGGTGGTACCGGCGGTGGTTACCACGTTCTTGCCAGCCAGGTCCGGGAAGTCCTTGTAGGAAGGCTGACCGTCCTTGACCTTGGTCAGCAGGCGGGTACCGACTTCAAAGATACCGACCGAGAAGCCGACTTGCTGCTGGCGTTCGACGTTGTTGGTGGTGGAGCCGCACTCCAGGTCCACGGTGCCGTTCTGCACCAGCGGGATGCGGGTCTGGGAGGTGACCAGGTTGTACTTGACCTTGATGTCGGTGCCCAGTTGCTTCTTCAGGGCGTCGACCACGGCCAGCTGGATGTCGTGGGAGTAGCCCACAGGTTCCGGCTTGCCTGCCAGGTAGGAAAATGGAATGGAGGAGTCTCGGTGCCCCAGGGTGATGGTGCCCGAATCCTTGATCTTCTTCAGGGTGCCGGTCAGCTCCTCGGCCATGGCGGGCGAAGCGATGACAGCGGCCGCGATGGCGGCGCCCAGCAATTGACGAACGATACGCATCAAATTTTCCTCGACGTGTTTGTTTTTTTTATGGAGCCGTTGGCGGACTCTTTCGTTCAACGAATACAGCATGAAGCGGTGCATTCGGCTTCCAAGTGTAGAGCATGAGTCGTGCCAAGCTCTGATTCTGATCATAACGCCCCGTAGAAGCTGGCGATCAATAGTTTAGCGGTTGTCATGTAACAGATTTTTGTCCGAATCTCCGAATGAATCGCTGCCAATTCGTTCGGTAATCCGAACGAATCTTCTTGGGCAAAATGCTAGTGCTATTTAATTAATACTTAGTTGAGGTCCGTATCAGGCTTCTTGGTCGCTTCTCAAGAAATGGAGAGGCAACCCATGATCGACTCCCCTGAACACGACCTGCCACCCGACTCGATAGAAGCCTTGATCGCCAAGCAGTTGCCTGATTGGCTCAAGAATGCATCTGGCGAGGCACGAGAGGCACTTCACCTTTCCTTGATTCAGCAGCAGCAAAGTGCCGAGCAGTTGAAGCGGCTGTTGAGCGGGATTCCCGACTTGATAGCGTTTTGCGCTCCGCTGCTGGAAGAGGCGCTGTACAAGGAGCACAACATCCATGTCGATGTACGAACGGCGCAGTTGTGTACCGTGGTGCGCAGGTCCTATCCCAGCATCTTTCCTTTGCCGCCGATCGAGAGGACGGTGCGTACAAACTCCATACCGCTGCTGTCGGCGGCGATGCACAACTTTGCCGAGGATGAAATCGTAACCAGGCCGCGTATTCGTCGACAGCTGGAGGCTCCGTCGGGCGCCAGGCTGTCTGTTTCGTTTGTGCTGTTCGCAAAGCTCTGTCATTCGTTGGACCTGGGCGGCCGTTATCAAGGCCTGCTGCGCCAGCATTTGCTGCCAGCTGACAAGGCGGGTGACCCGCCAGGAGATGCCCGACGCGAGGTCGAGGTAGTGTTTGAAGAAGCACAGCGCACGGCCTTGGAGGCGGCAGTGCGTGTTGCCTTTGTCAGAGCCGACATCGATGAGCGCAGTTATTTGCAGATGCTCAGGGTAGTTGCGGCAAAGCCGATTGTGCCGGCCGATACGACGCTGCTCACCTGCAGGCAGCTGTTCCTGCTGGGCAAGTGCATCCAGGGTGTGGTGGTGGTCGAGTGGCGTGAGCAGGGTGGGACCACCCCCGCCGGTCTTATCGTCTGGATTCCGGGCGATGCTGACCGGCCTGTTCGCCAGCATGCCTCCTGGGCCGCGCTCTACGGGGATTTGGGGCTGCGCTTGCGCGAAACAAGCTATGCAACGTTCTTCATGCGATTTATTGGTGAGCGTGAGCGTATGGCCTTCAGCACAGCTCTTGAGCACCTGCAGGCCAAGACTGCGGCAGGCGTGACGCTGGAACTCGACGGGCGTAATTTTGCGTTGGACAAACCGTTGTTTGCCCATCTGCGTTCGCAGCACATCGACAAGATTCTCGACGACGCTAGGGTGCTGGCGGTACCGACCAAAGATGAAGATGCCGCCGCTCGTAGCCGGCGTCTCGCCAGCTATGAAAATGCAGGCCTGACGCTGCTGGGCCTGGCTGGGCTGTTCATACCCGTCCTGGGAGAGCTGATGCTGGGTGTTGCTGCACTTCAGGTCGCCGACGAAGTCTATGAAGGCTATCAGGATTGGCAGCTGGGGGATCGCGAGGCTGCCCTGGGGCATGTGTTCGCGGTTGCGGAAAACCTGGCGGTGGGCGCGGCAGTGGGGGCTGGGGCAGCCGTTGTGAAAAAGCTGGCTCCCGTGCTGCTCGACGCTGGGCGGTTGAGGCTCTGCTCCCTGGACATGGCGCCTTACCAGATCGAACAACCGCCTGGCGTGTCGGTGGTGCAAGGCGAGGGCTACCTGGGGCGTACTCAAGTGCAGTTTCACGAAGGCGCTTTCCAGATGGCGCGTTCGCAGGATGGCAAGGACCTGGTCATCCGTCACCCAACGCGTGAACAGGCATACCGACCGTTGCTCCGGCGCAACGGCAGCGGCGCGTGGCGACATGCGCTGGAACTGCCTCAGGAGTGGACGGGGGAGCTGCAACTCTTGCGGCGTCTGGCAGCGGCATTTTTTGAAATGACACCTGAAGAAGCGACTGCCGTGCTGGACTGCACCGGTTTTGACGAGGCGCGGCTACGCCAGCTGCACGTGGAGCACGCCCCGGCGCCTGCACGGTTGCG from Pseudomonas putida encodes:
- a CDS encoding glutamate/aspartate ABC transporter substrate-binding protein; the protein is MRIVRQLLGAAIAAAVIASPAMAEELTGTLKKIKDSGTITLGHRDSSIPFSYLAGKPEPVGYSHDIQLAVVDALKKQLGTDIKVKYNLVTSQTRIPLVQNGTVDLECGSTTNNVERQQQVGFSVGIFEVGTRLLTKVKDGQPSYKDFPDLAGKNVVTTAGTTSERILKAMNADKQMKMNVISAKDHGEAFNMLESGRAVAFMMDDALLAGEMAKARNPKDWVITGTPQSYEIYGCMVRKDDAAFKKAVDDAIVGYFKSGEVNKSYDKWFTQPIPPKGLNLNFQMSDELKKLIAEPTDKAADEKKS